caccaggttgcacctccaacattgaggtttacaatttcaacatgagatttggttggggacacaaatctaaaccatatcaTATAACATCTTGGAATTTTAAGATCTCATGCAATTTGGAACACATATTagtaacatatttatataaatataacttaaaGGGAGTTAAGCATCATTTCTTATTTGATATGCTTCCCATATGATTTGCCAAATAAGCCTAATCATTTAGTATCTCTACAAGATCAAAAAGGCTCAATTTAGGGTTTTGATATTGAGGAAACCTGCCAAAGATGTCAAAAGGTTCAAAATACTTGATTAAGCAGAATCATATGTCACTCCTAAATAAGCAAAGTGATAATCAGAAGACTTCGAAAAGAATACAGATTTACACGGATGTGAAAACCCTGAACTTTTTAAAGTTCAGTTTCCCCAAGTAATCAAAAGCCTAATAAAAACAACATGAAGCAAAGGAATTATCTCAGCAAAACACAGACTCTTAGTTTACTAGGCCAGTTACCTAATAGGTAAAGGGGAAACAAACCTCCTTTAGTATGATTGCCTCTCCTTAtggaaagcccatttgcataaCCTGAAAGTTAAACCTGATGTGAAGGGTATTTGAATTtaatcaggcacagaaagaatgTATCCAGAATTCTAAGCATATGCTATtatagagaaatgtaaacaagaaaactagtacgttgaacatggaaatccttGGTTGTTGGGAACAGCATAGGAAGCTTCCTGGTTACACGGAACAATTCAGACACATCAAGAAAAGCCAAGAGTGTAAAATCAAGTTACAATGAAGGAAAACTTTGGTTTTCTAGATCTTCAGAATAAACATTTTAGCATCAGGCCATGACAGCAGTGTTAGAACAAGAGAAAAAGTTACAGGAGATGACAAAAAGGTTGAAGGAGATGGTTATCATTGTGGCCACGCAAAAAGAATTTACCTTTTCAAGGACCAAGAGAAAGAGAGCTGCATTTACAACCTCAAAACAGGAAAATTATATAGATCTCAGGAGGAAATGTGCCAGAAACAGAAACTGTTTGTAGTTTAGAGGATTACTATTAAGGGAACAgatttgcaaattaaaaattaaaacctctTGCAATTTTACTAAGAGCAAATCagtattttaagaaaatcttgTTTTAATACCGGAGATCAAATTTTAAAGTTCTGTATCAGTGTATTTTTAACATCAAAGTTTAATCCTGAGAAAGACTCATATACGTTTTCTTTTCAATTGTAGCCAACCTGAGTGCACAGAAAATTGCTtttataaactttcttttcatgcagcttATGATTTACTTAGACCTTTGATGACATGCTTAGACTTTCTTCTCTGTTCCATACTTCCTCTTTCTTAaataaccagtcattttactGTAAGACAAAAATGTATCACACAaggttctttctcatttctcttttcttttcaaccTTCCTTATCAAAAAACACATTCTACCCTCCTCATACACTTGCAAACAGAATGCCCTCTGCCCTAAATAGCTTAATCACACACTTTAATCACCATACTATTTCTTAGCAACCCTAATTTTCAGTGAAAATCTGCCATACCGACAATCCAAGAATACACGTTTTACAATTTCAAGAGACACAAACTTTCTAACAGAACatctttttaatatgaaaaagttCATTTTTACTAACAGATCCAAAGAACTCTTGTTCTTCTGAATTAAGAAGCCAAAAGTATGTAAGCCTAAACTCATATTTAGCAATAGTGTCTTAGTATTATCTTATTTCTAAATGATCTAGATATGCAATGAATATTAACCATTTAATTTAGCTCAGAAAAATTCTATAGCTATAGTTACTAAAAAGATTTGGAGAAGCCTTCCTAAGTAAACATATTACAAAACACAACCATTACcgaaagttaatttaaaaacttttatccCATCTGCATCCACCCCatctattcatttttaataattatgccTGGAAAATTTCATGATACTTCAGGCAAATCTAGCATAATCTCAAGCTGTTTTCTATCAACCAACTTTATATTACTGAATGGCAGGcaagtataataaaattaaaaaccttaatgttaaatatatgcatatttttctgATAACTCAAAGACATAGCCATTCTCATCAAACAATATTAGACTAGTCTTACCCACCTAAAAATTACTAAGTGATATGAACTTTAAAAGCATTTTGACTTATTTGCTTAATTTATGAGTACCCATTTTTAGAAGCCAATCTGGTAGACAATATACTAACAgacatgtatatgcacacacacaaaaaaatacaggTAGGCACAACTAATGatcttttagcttttattttaaaacttgagcCCTGAGTCGGGTAAAACCCCCTTGTTTAGAAGACAGTTAGATTCAACCAGCGTTTCTGTAAATAAAGTAAGTTGAAATGTATCTGTCCCACATAGCAAAATCCCTTACCAAATTTTAGAGAAAAGAGGGTGGCAAATTGACATCTCAAATACAGAAAGAATTTAAGCTTTCTCAACAAGGAGTCTGCGTGTACTAGAGGAGGATTAAAATTAATGCCAAAGTAACATAAATCACAGGAATTCATCACGGGACAAGAAAACACACAGATGAATCTAGAGAAATAGTTTAGAACCTCTTCTTAAAATAACTAGGTGAGAACctgaaagaggaaggagggaatgaAGGATAAAGCTGGTGAAGAAAGGTGCAGAAGACAGGTAGAGCAACAGGCAAGGCAGCTAGTGGAAGAATGGTTTCAATGTTGTTTCTACAGCTTTGGTGTTGGTCCTGCAAGCGCTAATCTTTCTACTTCACTAATGTGCTCACTCACTTTGTAGTTATTTTCCCGAAGAGAGGTGATGACTGCCTTGATTCCATTGAGGACTTTCAAAGTACCAACTGAAAAAGGCTTCCCATTGTCTCTGGGAggtttggtattttcttttttccagttgTGTGTGTAGACTGGCAAGTTTTGGAATTTTAAAGGAGTCCCACTTTGGCCAGTAAAGTTTCAGATTATTCTGGGTAATTTTTGTCCAGAGACTTAGCCAATTACAACACCTGAAACCATAATTTTGGCTCGTAAATCCAGCTGGAGTGCCAGATAGGAAGAACTGAAAGCATGGCCTACTCATTGCAGTGACCTGACAAACTTGCTCCTTTCAGTGCCCTTACTGTGAGCATCCCCACAAAACCTTATAGACTGGCATAGACTGACTGAGAAGCCCTTCCTAAACCCTGGGCCAACAGGGAAAGTCCTCTCCAGCGTCTGGATGGAGGGAACTGGCTGGAAAGGCTTCCTCCTAAACTTGGGGTCAAGAGGAAATTTCCCCTTTGCAGTCTAGATGGGGGGACCGGCTGAGAATGCTCCCTTACCCAAGCCCATGGCTAAAAGAAGTTTCTCTTTGAGGTTCCAATAGATGAGACCTATGGGGGAAAAATAGTCTCCGAGACCTCATCCAAAGCATGGAAGGTATGAATTCAGGAAGACTTACCAGACGACCTCTCGACCCTCATTACCCCCACCTCATGGTCCCAAAGTTGTAAtcctgtttgtgtgtctgtgtatttacATGCAtgaaatgaaatatcaaaatactctaAAATAACAGTGAGTACTGTTCCTTGAAATTATTTAAGACAACTGAGCTCAAGGACTTCTTGGAGGCACAAATGAGTTTGTTAAGGACTGTGCTGGGAGAAAAATCAGGATTCCTTTCTTATTCCGCTTCTGACACTATAAATGTGAACAAAAGTTCTCCGAAAAGGAATCTGGAAGAAAGAGATTTTATTCCAGTGAATAATTTGCACCAGCCTTCAGTGTGAAACAAAGGTATTTTCCAGAGAACAAAAGGAAGTCTAGGGTTTTATAGCAAAAATCCCACCTAGGGTCCCAATCAGGTGTATTTATGCAAATGAAGGATTGAAACTCACTTAGTCCTGATTGGGTGACACGGCTGCATCCTGATTGTTTTATACAACTGAACTCTGATGAATCAATACCATTGTGTTTTGATTGGTTGACCCAGGAGAGCTCTTAAAGCCCCAAAGTTAGAAAGGGTGGGCTTTCCAGGAAGTCACAGTACTTGTGTGACCTCTAGTCAGCAAATGGCTACTtggctttattttaaattcagaccTAGTTGGCCACTTGGGCTCCGTCTTGAAGGACTATTTCTGTTTCATATTTGTTCACATCACAGATTTGTAGGCGTGCTGTTCCTATCATTGTAGTTGTAATTTCCAGTTCCCTTATGACCAATGATATTAAGTATCTTTTCCTCTGTTAgccatttgaatattttttttgtGTGATATGCATGTTCCAATCCTTTGCCTATTAGGTTTCCTGCATTTTATCATTAATTTGTAGAAATTCATTGTATATTGTACACTCTGTTAGTGATTGTACACAGATGTTGGTTGCAGACATCTTCTTTAACCTCTTTGGCTTTCCCTTTCACTCCTTCATGGGCCcaaaattatatttgtgtttatgtgtctgtgtatttGCATGCATAAAATGGAATATCAACATGCTCTGAAATAAGAGTGGGCTCTaatcttggaaatttttttttcttttcatgagtgtgtatgtgtgtgtgggcatgtgtggATGTCTCAAGACCACCTTTACGCTTGATAATTCACAAACAGGACTCATAAGACTCAGGAGCATGTTAGACTCCCATCTGGGCTTCATTCCTCTAAAAGGCTGTAGAGCAAGAACAACAGGAAAAAGGTGTAAGTCAAGCAGTCTGGAGAGGGTAGCCATAAGCTTTTGAGTTCTTCACCACCTGAGTTGCACAGGGTGTGCTCCCTCCAGCAGTGAACTACCAGGACATGTTTGAAACCACTGGCCAGGAAAAGCCTGTTTGAGTCTCAGGGTCTGCCATTATATGAAGGGCTAGACACGCAGGCACATCCTGCCATGTGCCCAGCTATGGTAACCAAATCTCAGGACCCCGACAATGAATGAGGTGCACATCGTTAATCTTGACGTTTGTGCAAAATGATCGCAAGCTAGCATGTCATGGAGTATTGCTCCAGGTGTACATGATAGAATCACCAACCACGAATATAAAGAGCCTCTGGAGGGTCATCTTTCCAAAGTTTGGCCCAACAGCAATCATGGTTTGAGGCTCCTGTGGAGATATGCAAGGGGTGAGCAGCTGGACCTGTTATGGCAACTCTTCCCTCAAAGGTAGCTGTATCAACAGCATTTCTTTGTGAGAAAACCAACTCCAAGAGAGAGTAGAATACTCTTCAAATTGTAAGCCCACAAATGTGCtagaatgaatttttatttaaaaaagaaacagaaggttATGCGGGAGAGAGCTTATCTGTTCCTTGATAACTAAGTGATCTCTGAAACTTGCTCAGTGCTTTTTAGCCCTTTCATTAACTTCTAGCCTAGGATTTGGGTTACAGAGTTATAGACTCAACATTCTATCCTGGGCTCATTTTATTAATTCTTATTTTCTGAGctcatcatttattttataatattcactTTTATGAATGTGGAattgtttgtaatattctcttTTGGGTATCCTTTTGAACTTGTGGTTCTATCATCTCATTTATTCCtattctgatttgcattttctttctttttccaattgAATTAAACTACCTAGAAacatatctgtttaaacatgtttTCAAAAACTAAGCTCTTTTTCAAagtgttattttttcattttattatttattaattgctatttatatttttaattctcccattgtttctttttttcttaggagCAGAATGGCTAGAAAagtttcattttctcttaatACTGTAAGTGTTGAAGATTATGGCTTTTCCTATGATACAGCTgtgctattcattcatttaaagacACCTCTTTGAAGTAtcttcccagcctgcagcttctcTCCTTTCCACCTGCAAGGGTGGGTGGCTACAGGCATGTTTAGTCAATATAAACAACCAACTGTGGCTCTCAGAGTCTCTGTCCTACAAATTTGAAGGGGCTTGAAAATCTaacagaaatttttctttatgaatgaaGATATATCTTCAACATCTTCAACACTTATATAATATTGACTAAGCCCAAATACTGCAGTGTTATTAACTTTACATCTCTTCGTAGGGCGAAGGTAGGTGAAAAATAGAGAggaaaacttaaattaaaaaagataagATGCTTCATTTAGCAAACTGTGTGTCAGGTTTTCTTTCAGTTGGAGGCTCAGAGAAAAGTTAGGAAGAAGCTGGTCTTCCTACTTACCCTCAAGGTGCTCAGTGGTGGGAAACAGACTGGCACGTGACTGTGGAGTGTCAAGGTCCGAGGATACAAATAGCCTTGGTGGGGGACACAGGAGAGGCTACTAACCCAGATATGTGGGGGGTTATAGGCTATAtcatgtcccccaaaattcatgttcagGCCTGGCCCCCAGTGCCTCACAGTAtgactgtatttcaaaataaggCTTTCAATAGGTGATTACATTAAAATGAGAACATTATGGTGGGCCCTAacccaatctgactggtgtccttcccagaagaggaaatttggacctTCAAGGAGACGCCAAGGATGCAAGCACAGAGGAAAGGTCCCGTGAGAACACAGAGAGAAGGAGGCGGTCTGCACGCTagaaagagaggcctcagaaaaagcAAACCCTGCTGGCAACTTGATCTCCAGCTTCTCTGGCCACCTGAActttgagaaaacaaattttctaTTGTTTAGGCGGCCCAGTccgtggtattttgttatggcagccaggATAGACTAATACATCCAGAGAGGTGGACGGCATAGGGAAAAGGTCAAGCAGGCTTGAGGATGCAGAACTGTCTTAGAGAAGAAAAGGGAGTAACTAGAAGACTCTTACTTTCATATGCTACATACACGTGAAACCACTGGCACATGCTAAATGTCCAAAAGTGAAATTCCTGAGAGAGAATAAAAACTATTCtattctcaaagagctaaaaaattttaaactcctaattcttctttcttcttagcCTATTAACCCACACTCCAACCACCTATCTATATTTCACGTTtgttaagacttttttttcagaattaaataTAATCCCAAGTTTAAGTCCAATACTATTAAGACATAAAAAAAACTGCTTTCAGCTCATCTAATGTTTTCAATCTTCgtctcaattctatttttttgagagagtttccCTGGAGAatattatctttttgtttgtttttggtttgcttgacatcatttttaaaaggcatcaGTTAATGAGTAAACACAgaataaaatatccaaataacTGCGCAAACACTGTTACACTGTTAGGCAGTTACACTGTTAGGCAGCAACAGTGCTGATGCTGGACTGTGGCAGGCAGAGGGTGCTATCCTGACACACTTCACCTTAGTGCAGGAAACTTCAATTTGGTGGAAGAAAGGCGATTTCGAGGTGCCAATCTGGGCGACACTTCCCAGTTGGAGAGTCAGCAAAAGGGAGAGGGCAATTCCAAGAAGAGGGAAAAGCTTGTGCACAGGTGAGTGTGTGCAAAGGTGAGTGTGTGCAAAGGTGAGTGTGTGCACAGGTGAGTGAGTGCACAGGTGAGATAAGATACAGGAGAGGGAAGAGCCAGAACTGCGCCCTGTTCCCGCAGGAAAGCAGCTCTGCAGGATTAGAGGGGCGGGGACGCGTGGTCAGAGCTAGGAGTTGAGGTCGGGGAGGGGGCCCATGGTCTGCAGGGCCTGGTCAGTCATCCAAGGGCAGTAGTGCGCCTGCAAGTGGGCGTTGAAGAGCCAGTTACACCGGGAAGGGActtctctgtccctctgtccctcGCGCGTGCACCCCCGCCCCCCTCCATGCACCCGGCATACGCCGCAGAGGAGGAACTCAAACCAGGGTCGGGGCCGCCAGCCACCCGCAGAACGCACACGGAGCTACCTTGGGGCCGACGGCGCGGGGCCTCATTCGGCGTCAGCCCCGGGAGCCGGCGCCTGGGGACCGCGCAGGCCCGCGGAGCCGCGCACCTGGGGCCCCGGGGCCGAGCGTCTGCTCCCGAGCGCCGGCCGTTTATCGCGCAAATCTCGCGGCGAGGAGGAGAGGCCGGAAGGGCGCCCCAGCCCCAGGGCTCCTGCCCTGCTGTGGCCTCCGGCTTTCGTTTCCCCGCAACTCTTCGCTTTCGTTTCCCGCTGGCGCCTGGCTGCCTCCGGGTTTCGTTTCCCGCCGGCGCCTGGCTCCCGCCGGGTTTCGTTTCCGAGGCGGGGCCGAGGGCGGCGTCGCTGAGGCGCCCATGGCCTTCGCCCGCCCGCTCCTGCGCGGGCCACTGTCGGGGCCGCTGCTCGGGCGGCGCGGGGTCTGCGCTGGGGCCATGGCTCCGCCGCGCCGCTTCGTCCTGGAGCTTCCCGACTGCACCCTGGCTCACTTCGCCCTCGGCGCCGACGCCCCCGGCGACGCAGACGCCCCCGACCCCCTCCTGGCGGCGCTGCTGGGGCCCCCGGAGCGCAGCTACTCGCTGTGCGTGCCCGTGACCCCGGACGCCGGCTGCGGGGCCCGGGTCCGGGCGGCGCGGCTGCACCAGCGCCTGCTGCACCAGCTGCGCCGCGGCCCTTTCCAGCGGTGCCAGCTGCTCAGGCTGCTCTGCTACTGCCCGGGCGGCCAGGCCGGCGGCGCACAGCAAGGCTTCCTGCTGCGCGACCCCCTGGATGACCCTGACACCCGGCAAGCGCTGCTCGAGCTGCTGGGCGCCTGCCAGGAGGCACCACGCCCGCACCTGGGCGAGTTCGAGGCCGACCCGCGCGGCCAGCTATGGCAGCGCCTCTGGGAGGTGCAAGACGGCAGGCGGCTACAGGTGGGCTGCGCACAGGTCGTGCCCGCCCCGGAGCCCCCGCTGCACCCGGTGGTGCCAGACTTGCCCAGTTCCGTGGTCTTCCCGGACCGGGAAGCCGCCCGGGCCGTTTTGGAGGAGGTAAGAGTTCTGTCCCTTTCCAGCTCCCAGCGTGGCATCTGAACCCTTCAGACCAGAGAACTGGACCAAGAAGCTGGTCTGTAAAGCCGGTTCTTGCCTGGGTGGTTTGTTTATTTCCGTTCACAAATCAGGTAGGGAAGGTGTCCTGTATGCCAGGCAACTCTTTTAAGATTCTTGTTTGCAAGGATCTTCCAGCCTGACGTGGAACATAGACCTACACCAAGCCACGCGATGCTTGCTGTAAAAGCATCCCAACAGCAGTACAGAGGGAGTAAAGGGGCTGCCGGGAGTGAGGGAAAATAATGTCAGCTGGGAAGTAATTTTATTTGCTGATGATTACCATTCAAGGATCTtggggtgaaaaagaaaatgcatgagTTTAGGGGGTTTAAGAAATTTAGACTTAAATACTGTTTACCTACCGACTGACTGGCCATGAACCTTGTGCAGGTTACTCAACTACTCTAAGTTTTGCCCTTTGACATGTACAATTCCCACCTTGCGGTGTTGTCCTGATTAAGGAAACATCTGACTCACAGCAGGTACTCACAGAAAGAGACTGAAAATTCTTTCTGATCGCAGGCTAGGCAGATGTCCTCCTGTGACACAGATGAGCCCTGAGGATGCCCCATGGATCTTGGGAATATTTTCCAAGCTTACGGGACAGCGTTGTGGAGCAGTTAAGAGTGCAAGATCAACCACgtgtatttaaatttaaactctGGCATTTATTAGCTGTGTCACTTTGAGCAAGTTTCTTcaactctctgcctcagtttccttaattCATATGGTGGGAATAATAATAGCGCCCTCCCCACCCCAGTTCACAGAGATTGGCAACTGAATacttgtaaagcacttagaagatTGCCATGCTCAGAGCAAGCACATAAGTAAGTGTCTGAGCCTCGCTCTGAGATGCTGTGAGCGTGCAGTGAGATAATGCACATTGAGGAACTGGGAATTCCCAGGGGGACGCTGCTCTGCCAGCTTCGTGATTGCAGTGCTTGGCTGTTTATCTCAGCCCCCTGAATGGCTAGGAGAGGACATGCTGCAGATGAAGACTGCTCTCTCCAGCCCACTGTGCAGCTGATTTCCCATTCTTGTGACACAGTGTTCCCAGCGGGCCTGTAGTTCCATGGTTGCGGTGTCACAGGACATTGTGATGATGTGCCTTGCCTGGCCTTTCTCAAAGCTGCTCAGTGAAGCCTGCAGGCCACCAAGCGATTCAGACAGGGACAGCTGTTTCGAGCCTCGGCTgctcaatataaaataaaacactccAGTCCATCCTAGCATCGAAATACTCTGAATTCCAATGGCCTGGCACAGTGCTCAGTATAACTTAGGCCTTATTAGCATGCGGCAATATTGTGCTCAGCAATTTAGGTGTGATTTCTGCAAAAGCCCCCTGGCTTCATTGCTGATGGATAGACATTGTTTTACAGTGTACCTCCTTTATTCCTGAAGCCCAGGCCGTGCTTGACCTGGTCGACCAGTGCCCAAAACAGATCCAGAAAGGAAAGTTCCAGGTTGTTGCCATCGAAGGACTGGATGCCACGGGTAAGATAATATTACCTTTTAGTTATAGGCAATGACACTAACTGATTAGTTGCAGAAACAGAAATACTTCCTGCAAAACCAAACTTTATATGGAGCCTTATGTGTGCCCCTACTGTGTGGCAGGCCCTGTGCTAGGCAGGCCCTGGGATGCAGAGATGAATAAGACCTTCAATATGAAGCAGCATGATGTGTGGGCGCGGATCCTCAGTGCTCTGGCGGAACACAGGAAGGGCACTGAACCTGGCCTCTGTGGGGCTTTGTCGGGTGGAGTGCATGGTCAAGGGTGATACCTGGATTGTGTTTTAAGTACAGATAGGAGTTGGTCAGGTGATGAAAGCAGGTAACATCCTCCAGACAGAAGAAATAGCCTGGGCAAAGGTGCAGGGGCTTGAACCAGGGTGGTGTGTCCAGGAACCACAGGCAATTCAGAGATTCTTCTGGAGCAAAATGTGGAAGAActaggaaatggaagaaaaaaaagccttctGAGCTGACAAACTGAGGTCAAAATACAATGTGTACTCACATGAGACCAAAGTACAAAAGGGGCAGACATGCTGCTCCTGTGGCCCAGGACACACTGAGGAGAGGGTTGATGTTGGAGAACTAGCATCTGAGTGGTTCAGCGTAGGAGTTTCTCCTCCTGTGTAAACTTGAGGGGTACAgacttttaataatataaaaggcAATTTCCATATAGAGGCACTTGTGAACCCAGCTAGGGAGATGTGGCACAGGTGATGGCCCGTGTTGACCATCCTGGCTCCATGTGAAGGAGCGGGCCATGTACTGGCCTTCAGGGAGACCAGCTGTCATCACTCAAATGTACTGGCCATGCCCAGGACCCATCAGAGTTTCTTTCAGCTGCAGAGGGAAT
The genomic region above belongs to Gorilla gorilla gorilla isolate KB3781 chromosome 12, NHGRI_mGorGor1-v2.1_pri, whole genome shotgun sequence and contains:
- the CMPK2 gene encoding UMP-CMP kinase 2, mitochondrial isoform X2; the encoded protein is MAFARPLLRGPLSGPLLGRRGVCAGAMAPPRRFVLELPDCTLAHFALGADAPGDADAPDPLLAALLGPPERSYSLCVPVTPDAGCGARVRAARLHQRLLHQLRRGPFQRCQLLRLLCYCPGGQAGGAQQGFLLRDPLDDPDTRQALLELLGACQEAPRPHLGEFEADPRGQLWQRLWEVQDGRRLQVGCAQVVPAPEPPLHPVVPDLPSSVVFPDREAARAVLEECTSFIPEAQAVLDLVDQCPKQIQKGKFQVVAIEGLDATGKTTVTQSVADSLKAVLLKSPPSCIGQWRKIFDDEPTIIRRAFYSLGNYIVASEIAKESAKSPVIVDRSQLGGTLYHPSLHLLGSEVCGTGILDSSHSSQGLE
- the CMPK2 gene encoding UMP-CMP kinase 2, mitochondrial isoform X1 yields the protein MAFARPLLRGPLSGPLLGRRGVCAGAMAPPRRFVLELPDCTLAHFALGADAPGDADAPDPLLAALLGPPERSYSLCVPVTPDAGCGARVRAARLHQRLLHQLRRGPFQRCQLLRLLCYCPGGQAGGAQQGFLLRDPLDDPDTRQALLELLGACQEAPRPHLGEFEADPRGQLWQRLWEVQDGRRLQVGCAQVVPAPEPPLHPVVPDLPSSVVFPDREAARAVLEECTSFIPEAQAVLDLVDQCPKQIQKGKFQVVAIEGLDATGKTTVTQSVADSLKAVLLKSPPSCIGQWRKIFDDEPTIIRRAFYSLGNYIVASEIAKESAKSPVIVDRYWHSTATYAIATEVSGGLQHLPPAHHPVYQWPEDLLKPDLILLLTVSPEERLQRLQGRGMEKTREEAELEANSVFRQKVEMSYQRMENPGCHVVDASPSREKVLQTVLSLIQNSFSEP